The following DNA comes from Longimicrobium sp..
GCGAGTGGGCCGCGCGTCAGGGCGGCGACGCGCGCGAGCGGATCGGCCACGCCTTCGGGTCCGGGCTGCGCGAGTGGAACGAGGAGCGCGTGTCCGAACGCTGGCGCCTTCTCTTCGACGCCGGGCTGGTCGCCGAGGCGCGGCGGGACCGCTGGGGGCGGCCGCTCCCGGGCGCGGGGGAGGGGTTCGGGCGGGAGATGGCCTTCGACCACCGCCGCATCCTGGCCGACGCGCTGGCCCGGCTGCGCGGCAAGATCAAGTACGTCCCCGCCACCCTGAAGGCGCTGGCCGGCGACGACTTCACCCTCGACGAGCTGCAGGCCGCCTGCGAGGCCGTGGCCGGGCGCCCGCTGCACCGCGCCAACTTCCGCCGCACCGTGGCGCAGACCAAGGGCGACCGGCAGACGCGCGCGCCCCGGATCGTCGCGGGAACGGGAAAGCGCCGCACGCGCGCCGCCGGCGAGCCGGGGGTGGCGCCGGAGCTCTTCCGCTTCCGCCCGGGGGTGGTGCACGCGCGGCTCGACCCCTCGCTCCGCCTTCCCTTTCTCCCGCTGGAGCCGGGCGACGGAGACGACGCTTGACGCGGCCCGCACCCGGCGCTATCCTGTGCCGATCGAATGATTCTCGTTTTGAGAATAACATGGGAGCCGAAACCGGATGATCGACCAGCCGCCCGCCGACGATGCCACCGCACGCGCCGCCCATCTCCACGACGGGCTGCGCCGCTTTCCCCCCGAGCTCTTCCAGTTCGACGCGCGGATCCGCACCGGCTGGCTCTCCGACCGTTATTTCGTGCGCACCGCCAGCACCCTGCGCCACGCCGGCCGCGACCCGGTGGTGACGATGCAGGTCTTCGCCAAGCAGGCCGGCGTGCTGGCGGGCGTGTACGAGGCGGTGCGCCTCTTCCAGACGCAGCTGGCGGAAGGATACGACCCGGCCGATCTCCGCATCCGCACGCTGCTGGAGGGCGACGCGGTGAACGCCGCCGGCTCCGACGCGTGGGAGCCGGTGATGCACATCACCGGCTGCTACCGCGGCTTCGCGCACCTGGAGACGCCGGTGCTGGGCGTGCTGGCGCGGCGCTCGCTCATCGCCAGCAACACGCGCATCGTGGTCGACGCCGCGGCGGGGAAGCCGGTCATCTTCATGGCGCCGCGCCACGACGACTGGCGGGTGCAGACGCCCGACGGCTACGCGGCGCAGATCGGCGGCGTGCAGAGCGTGTCCAGCGACGCGGCCGGCGCCTGGTGGGGCGCGCGCGGGGTGGGGACCATGCCGCACGCCATGATCGCGGCCTTCGGCGGCGACACCGTGGCGGCCACCCTCGCCTTCGCGCGCTACCTGCGCGGCGAGGAGCCGGGCGTGCAGCTGATGAGCCTGGTGGACTACGAGAACGACTCCGTGCGCACCGCGCTCGAGGTCGCGCGGGCGATCCGGGCCGAGTTCGGCGACGGCGTGCTGAGCGCCGTTCGCGTGGACACCAGCGAGCGATTGATCGACGCGTCGCTGATCGGCGACCCCGAGGTGTGGGGGCGCGCCCGGCTCACCGGCGTGAACTCCTACCTCGTGCGGAAGATGCGCGCGGCGCTGGACGCGGAGGGCTTCCACTACGTCGGCATCGTCGCCAGCGGCGGGTTCACGCCGTCCAAGATCAGGCGCTTCGAGGGCGAGGGCGTTCCCGTCGTGGCCTACGGCGTGGGCAGCAGCCTGCTGGGCCACAGCGACCCGGCCAGCGGGCTGCTGAACGACTTCGACTTCACCGCCGACCTTGTGCGGGTGGACGACCGGCCGGAAGGAAAGATCGGCCGCACCTTCCGCGAGAACCCGCGGCTGGTGCCGGTGGATTGGGCGCAGTTGATTTAAGTGCGAAAGTGCGAAAGTGCGTGAGTGCGAAAGTGCGGGAGCGGGGGATTACGGAAGAGAGGGCATGATGACCGATAGAATCGCGCGGATCGGGTGGGTGGTGGACGCGCAGAATGATTTCCTGCTGCCGCCGGCGGAGAGCGGGCGCCTGTAC
Coding sequences within:
- a CDS encoding NUDIX domain-containing protein; translated protein: MANGPGQGEGVPEWALKYDAGEYPAYAVTGDAVALALDWPVGEASLRALVVVRGGDPFRGRDAWPGGFLEWDQDPTTRETALRELREETGVEEPGYLEPLGSYTQDGRDPRQFAGHPDPATGAWVRTGARVASNAYLMLLPQPAELTAQAEEVSEARWTDLYTYLPWEDLRAEAGRRAAHEVLAVLGEWAARQGGDARERIGHAFGSGLREWNEERVSERWRLLFDAGLVAEARRDRWGRPLPGAGEGFGREMAFDHRRILADALARLRGKIKYVPATLKALAGDDFTLDELQAACEAVAGRPLHRANFRRTVAQTKGDRQTRAPRIVAGTGKRRTRAAGEPGVAPELFRFRPGVVHARLDPSLRLPFLPLEPGDGDDA